A single Natrinema pellirubrum DSM 15624 DNA region contains:
- a CDS encoding ABC transporter ATP-binding protein, with protein MGAIHVAGLTKSYGAVDAVDGMEFTVERGELYGFLGPNGAGKTTTIRVLTGQIEPDSGEVNVLETDPTTEPIETRRRVGILPEQESPPSFLTPREYLEFVGEVRNLEAERVAERTDRWAERLGFESKLDTLHTDLSRGQQQKVMIAQAFLHEPDVVFIDEPLANLDPLVQEQVKQFLVSYAAGDNAVFVSTHNIDVAEEICTRVGIVADGQLVTERSVADDGADESLLEVFLDRVEGEDARDTPTLEQLDT; from the coding sequence ATGGGTGCGATTCACGTAGCCGGACTCACGAAGTCCTACGGCGCCGTCGACGCCGTGGACGGCATGGAGTTCACCGTCGAGCGAGGGGAGCTGTACGGGTTTCTCGGGCCGAACGGTGCGGGCAAGACCACGACCATCCGGGTGTTGACCGGCCAGATCGAGCCCGATTCGGGCGAGGTCAACGTTCTCGAGACCGATCCGACGACGGAGCCGATCGAGACGCGCCGGCGGGTCGGGATCCTTCCGGAACAGGAGTCGCCGCCGAGCTTTCTCACGCCACGCGAGTACCTCGAGTTCGTCGGTGAGGTGCGAAACCTCGAGGCGGAGCGGGTCGCCGAGCGGACCGACCGCTGGGCCGAGCGGCTCGGCTTTGAGAGCAAGCTCGACACGTTACACACCGATCTCTCCCGGGGCCAACAACAGAAGGTGATGATCGCGCAGGCGTTCCTCCACGAGCCCGACGTGGTCTTCATCGACGAACCGCTGGCGAACCTCGACCCACTCGTCCAGGAGCAGGTCAAGCAGTTCCTCGTCTCCTACGCGGCCGGCGACAACGCCGTCTTCGTCTCCACGCACAACATCGACGTCGCCGAGGAGATCTGTACCCGCGTCGGCATCGTGGCCGACGGCCAACTCGTCACGGAGCGGTCCGTCGCCGACGATGGGGCCGACGAGTCGCTGCTTGAGGTCTTCCTCGACCGCGTCGAGGGCGAGGACGCACGAGACACGCCGACGCTCGAGCAGTTGGACACATGA
- a CDS encoding helix-turn-helix domain-containing protein, which yields MSTPDRPSADLQRVRERLNVVTQETRFALVQDLLGHPKGLPTLKELDYVNPSKSRTTIRQHLQQLVEADIVEEVTLPDDRRRNDLPYKFYGISDEGRAFLEAHDLLRAEETLRSVYERIEKTDEIERYEAAPRPER from the coding sequence ATGAGTACTCCGGATCGGCCGTCGGCCGACCTCCAGCGCGTCCGCGAGCGACTGAACGTCGTGACACAGGAAACGCGGTTCGCCCTCGTGCAGGACCTCCTGGGTCACCCCAAGGGGCTGCCGACGCTGAAAGAGCTGGATTACGTGAACCCCAGCAAGAGCCGAACGACGATCCGACAGCACCTCCAGCAACTCGTCGAGGCGGACATCGTCGAGGAAGTGACGCTCCCGGACGACCGTCGACGGAACGATCTCCCCTACAAGTTCTACGGGATCAGCGACGAGGGGCGGGCGTTCCTCGAGGCACACGACCTCCTGCGGGCCGAGGAGACGTTGCGGTCCGTCTACGAACGGATCGAGAAGACCGACGAAATCGAGCGATACGAAGCCGCACCGCGACCGGAGCGATAG